A single genomic interval of Gossypium raimondii isolate GPD5lz chromosome 11, ASM2569854v1, whole genome shotgun sequence harbors:
- the LOC105803556 gene encoding transcription repressor MYB6 — MSPSSYFLSPWLVAQKVRESFTFDFETPMRKPCCDKQGTNKGAWSKQEDQKLIDYIRIHGEGCWRSLPKAAGLHRCGKSCRLRWINYLRPDIKRGNFAQDEEDLIIKLHALLGNRWSLIAGRLPGRTDNEVKNYWNSHIKRKLMKMGIDPNNHKLNQYPHHVGPLNPTTTNSMDVACKLRVFSTENDDGVSDAASYLEDETPPTGISNLDLDLTIAFPSSPIKNIIEESQKKTASIVTNDEEEQYTVPTLLLFR, encoded by the exons ATGTCCCcttcttcttattttctttccccGTGGTTGGTTGCACAGAAAGTGAGAGAAAGTTTtacttttgattttgaaactcCGATGAGAAAACCTTGCTGCGATAAACAAGGCACCAACAAGGGAGCCTGGTCCAAGCAAGAAGATCAAAAGCTCATTGATTATATACGTATACATGGTGAAGGCTGTTGGCGTTCCCTCCCCAAAGCCGCAG GTTTGCACCGTTGCGGTAAAAGTTGCAGGCTGAGATGGATAAATTACTTAAGACCAGATATCAAACGTGGTAACTTTGCTCAAGACGAAGAGGACTTAATTATCAAACTCCATGCTCTCCTTGGTAACCG GTGGTCACTGATAGCTGGTAGATTACCAGGAAGAACAGATAATGAAGTGAAGAACTATTGGAATTCCCATATAAAGAGAAAGCTAATGAAGATGGGGATCGATCCTAATAACCATAAGTTGAACCAATATCCTCATCATGTTGGTCCCCTTAACCCCACCACCACCAACTCCATGGATGTGGCATGTAAGCTTAGAGTGTTTTCAACAGAAAATGATGATGGGGTCTCAGATGCTGCAAGTTATCTCGAAGACGAAACACCGCCCACTGGTATATCCAACTTGGACCTTGATCTCACAATTGCTTTTCCTTCGAGTCCTATCAAGAATATTATTGAAGAAAGCCAGAAGAAAACAGCATCTATTGtaacaaatgatgaagaagaacaATATACAGTCCCTACCCTTCTTCTTTTTAgatga